The following DNA comes from Triticum aestivum cultivar Chinese Spring chromosome 3D, IWGSC CS RefSeq v2.1, whole genome shotgun sequence.
CGCACAGCCCGAAGCGCATGCGGTTGCCGAACAGAAACTCGAACACATCAACGAACGACCACACAAAGTATCCCTGCACATTTGATCCGTTCCTGCAACCAGTAAGCAGCTCTCTCAGAAGCTAATCCAGATCAAGAATGACATGATCCCAAGTCAATTCTCTGTTCCTCAACCCAAGAGTTTCATCTGAATTCGTACGCTATTCTTTTACTACTTGGGTATGGCACTGGTTGGCATTTATGTATAGGAAGATGAACTCCGAAAATTGACATATGAGCGCGGATGCAATGGAGCACTTTATTTTGAAGTTCAAAAAAACAGATTTTTACGactcaatttttttaaaatttttgtgTGCATGAACGTATAGCAATGCAGTATATTGGGCCAAATTTTCAGCAATATACATGCTTACATGTAAAagatacaaaaaagacaaaatacatgaaaattaggggcttgttttttgttgtttttgggccaaaattttgtcttttttgtgcaGCACGTAATACAACGTATTATTGAACGAAATTTTACAGGTATTTCTATTTTAGACCACATGCATGCATATTcatgtaaaataaataaataaattcaaaTCTTTTAAGCACCTTTTGGAGCAGTTCAAAATAAAGTGCTCCATTGCCCCCATGTTCTGAAAATCCGTTTTAGATGAACTCACCTTATGGACAGGTAGAGAACTTCCAAGTAATTTTGCAGAATCTTTGATCTGTTATCGTCATCGTATTCGATCTTGCCTGGGGTTTTGGGGGCGTCTCCGTATCCTGAATCATCATCAAACAAAAGATCCTTCATGTCTTTGATTTTGTTGTACAGAGGTCAGCATGTTTTGTTTTTCAGTTCACACTACACTGGCAAGTATCACAGTGTCGGGCTGTCAGCTCATCTTCAGAAAACGGCAATATATGCAGCAAGCAAGATCGTTTTTTAATTTTAATTTGCCTACCGTTTTCATGGATCATGATTGCAGGGTTTCCATACTTGAGTTTTACGTGCTCCAGTAGCTCCCCTAGAGCCCAAGGAGCATACTCACTCTGGCCCTGCACATGTTACATCAATAAAATTACATCTTACGATTGAGAATGAAATGAAGGAAATAATTACCGTGACACAGCTGATGTGTGCTGTGATTGCTGAAGAGATACTCCGCTTCGGTGCTTACCTCTAGGATGTATTTCGTTGGATCTGAATCAAGCAAGAAAGGTTTGCACAGTATAAGTAAGGCTGAATGGCATTGTATGAGTAGAGTAGCCTTATAATTAGCAGCTGCTTAGTTTAGTTACTTGCAACTCCTCCGTCGGCGAAGTAGTCCCTCTGCTTCAGATTGAAGGCGGTCTCGTCGGCCACCGTGGGAAAAACAGCGTAGTGGTTCAAGCCGATGAAGTCAAATGACCCGGAGAGTTTCTTCGACTGCTCCACCGTCACATTCGGCAACCGTGCACCAACCCTTATCTTCATTACCGGTGGGTAGTCCCCATACACCAAAGGATGCATAAACCTATCCACAGAGGGCACGAGCTCTTACTATTTGTCTATACAAATTAATGATAAAGGTTGTGCTTTGAAGACCATGTTGGTAACAACTTTCAAGGACCCTGGAGCTAGTACTAGCTACTAGCACTAACCATCCAATGTGAAAGTCATTCATCCTTGTTGCAGCAACAGCATCCTGGGATGCATTGGTAGCAGGCGCATACCACCCGGTCAAGAGAGTAATTCCTATATGCCCCTTTTGACTTGCCTACAGATGAGCATTTCATTGCATGGTCATGATAAATTGATAATTATTGGAGTAATAGGGAAGATACTGATATGACATACCTGGTACTTGTTTCTATACAGGGACACTGCCGAGGCATGTGCTAGGAGGAGGTGGTGAGCAGCTATGTACGGCTCCGTCGTGGAGTTCCCTCCGGTACAGTTTGTGCCGAAAGGATGAGAACAACGCCGCGGTGGCCAAGTGCCGCTGTCAAAGCCGCCTAGAGTTTCGACGTTGGGCTCGTTGATGGTGACCCAGTGCTTCACCCTGTCCCCAAAGCTTTTGAAGCAGGTGTCCGCGTACATGGTGTAATCGTCTCTGGACATATGGCAACACATTCAGATTAAGAACGAAGAGGGTCTAAAAATTTCTGAACCTTAAATTTTTCATTCTTGAGTTACATGAATCTGGGGCTGAGCAGCCCGTTGTACTCATCCTGAAGGGACTGAGGGAGATCGAAATGGTAGATTGTCACATGAGGTTGTATGCCTGCAGAGCATGTTTTTGTCAGTGATGGTTAATCAAGATCGAGCAAAGGCTATTAAGTGCAGGTAGAGAAATTGGTCTTTACCATGCTGTATCAATTCATCTATCAAGTTGTTGTAGTACTTCAAGCCCTTCAGATTGATGTCTCCTCTTCCATCTACACAGTTCAGTGTCAGTTCACAGTTCAGAGACGTACGACTGCACTGACTACTCTATCTATGCGTGCTTGGTACCTGGGATAAGCCGCGGCCATGAGATGGAGAATCTGTACGCATCTAGACCCAGGTCGTACATAAGCTTCACATCATCCTAATGTGAAATGAGAAATTAAATTTGTTCAGTTTTTTTTGACAGAAAAATTTGTTCAGTTAGTTAACATGCACGTGCCTCATCCCACTGTCTTTTTAGTTTTGTTTCAAAGAAAAAATCCCACTGTGTTTTCCTTTGTAAGCAGAGTAACTGGTGCTAGTTGTCGACACTAACTTTGTAATGGTGATACTGATCCGCTGCAACATCCCCGGTAGACTTGTCGGCAGAATAACCTGTCATCATCAGTACATTACAACTTTCAGAAATTAACAAGATATGTTTTGCGGGTGTTGAAATGTCATATGGATGAATAGCGCTGATAAGAATTTCTCCATCTTCTGTAGATATATGATAAGAATATGGTAATCTGAATTGACCTTGATGAGTGAAGGTGTCCCAGATGCTAGGTTTCCTTCCATCTTCTGCAGCCGCCCCTTCCACCTGAAGTTTGCTCACTCAACCA
Coding sequences within:
- the LOC123074396 gene encoding beta-glucosidase 32, whose protein sequence is MAPLLWFLLLLRVAALPEDAAALTRRDFPDGFIFGAGTSAYQVEGAAAEDGRKPSIWDTFTHQGYSADKSTGDVAADQYHHYKDDVKLMYDLGLDAYRFSISWPRLIPDGRGDINLKGLKYYNNLIDELIQHGIQPHVTIYHFDLPQSLQDEYNGLLSPRFIDDYTMYADTCFKSFGDRVKHWVTINEPNVETLGGFDSGTWPPRRCSHPFGTNCTGGNSTTEPYIAAHHLLLAHASAVSLYRNKYQASQKGHIGITLLTGWYAPATNASQDAVAATRMNDFHIGWFMHPLVYGDYPPVMKIRVGARLPNVTVEQSKKLSGSFDFIGLNHYAVFPTVADETAFNLKQRDYFADGGVANPTKYILEGQSEYAPWALGELLEHVKLKYGNPAIMIHENGYGDAPKTPGKIEYDDDNRSKILQNYLEVLYLSIRNGSNVQGYFVWSFVDVFEFLFGNRMRFGLCGVDMSTAGRKRYARNSARWYSGFLNGSELRSVSPLSKAYGAA